One genomic window of Candidatus Nitrosopumilus sediminis includes the following:
- a CDS encoding thiolase domain-containing protein, which yields MTFVEKVCVLGAGSTKYGKLSESIADITTQASVSAIESAGISPKDIQASYISNVFGVADKQVHLGPVLMSRLGIPDKPSLTIESACGSGSVSFREAYANVAAGFYDCLVVTGVEKVTHTGTEWTTTYFAYCSDFFYEGQAGASFPGLFASMARAYLTEFDATEEDFAAVAVKNHDNGFLNPKAHMQKKITVDDVMKSAVVASPLKLYDCCPFSDGASSVILCSEKFAKEHGGDYIEVIGSGRGGSPAALQGREHMTTIPSTKIAAADAYKMAGITAKDIDFAEVHDCFTIAEVVDTEDLGFFDKGQGVQAVREGRTKLNSDISINPSGGLKSKGHPIGATGVGQVVEVFDQLTGKAGARTVKDAKIGLTHNFGATGASCAVHVFQSV from the coding sequence GTGACATTTGTGGAAAAGGTTTGTGTTCTTGGCGCTGGTAGCACCAAATATGGAAAATTAAGTGAAAGTATTGCAGATATTACTACTCAGGCATCAGTTTCAGCCATAGAAAGTGCAGGAATTTCCCCAAAAGACATTCAAGCATCTTACATTTCAAACGTTTTCGGAGTTGCTGACAAGCAAGTTCACCTTGGTCCTGTCTTAATGAGTAGATTGGGAATTCCTGATAAACCATCATTAACAATAGAGTCTGCATGTGGAAGCGGCTCTGTATCTTTTAGAGAAGCATATGCTAATGTTGCAGCAGGATTTTATGATTGTCTTGTAGTAACTGGTGTTGAAAAAGTAACTCACACTGGAACTGAATGGACGACAACTTACTTTGCATATTGTTCTGACTTTTTTTATGAGGGTCAGGCTGGTGCATCATTTCCAGGTTTATTTGCATCTATGGCAAGAGCTTACTTGACAGAATTTGATGCAACTGAAGAAGACTTTGCAGCAGTTGCAGTAAAGAATCATGATAATGGTTTTCTTAATCCAAAAGCTCACATGCAAAAGAAAATTACAGTTGATGATGTAATGAAATCTGCAGTAGTTGCAAGTCCACTAAAACTTTATGATTGCTGTCCGTTCTCTGATGGTGCAAGTTCTGTTATTCTTTGTTCTGAAAAGTTTGCAAAAGAACATGGTGGTGACTACATAGAAGTAATTGGTTCTGGTAGAGGTGGTTCACCTGCAGCATTACAAGGACGTGAACATATGACTACAATTCCTAGTACAAAGATTGCAGCAGCAGATGCATACAAAATGGCAGGAATCACTGCAAAAGATATTGACTTTGCAGAAGTTCATGATTGTTTTACAATTGCAGAAGTTGTTGACACTGAAGACTTGGGATTCTTTGATAAAGGACAAGGCGTTCAAGCAGTTCGTGAAGGTAGAACAAAATTAAATTCTGATATTTCAATTAATCCTTCAGGTGGTCTTAAATCAAAAGGACATCCAATTGGAGCAACAGGTGTTGGACAAGTTGTAGAAGTATTTGATCAACTAACTGGAAAAGCTGGTGCTAGAACTGTTAAAGATGCAAAAATTGGTTTAACTCATAATTTTGGTGCAACTGGTGCAAGTTGTGCTGTTCATGTATTCCAAAGTGTGTAA
- a CDS encoding DNA topoisomerase: MQRKSNLKIVQVKKPVIRHIVKTTKSRTSIFKKEIIQYFDSNGFLSWSSKEKKYIILGTNSPKNGLVPCPECKLGELMVIRSKATRKRFMGCSNFYGGCKASSPLLQKARMRATKMPCDVCKWPMIIFRYSRNQKWTKQCGNFNCESRKTKLSK, from the coding sequence ATGCAAAGGAAATCAAATCTCAAAATTGTTCAAGTCAAAAAACCGGTTATTAGACATATAGTCAAAACTACAAAGTCTAGAACCAGTATTTTCAAAAAAGAAATAATTCAGTATTTTGATAGTAACGGATTTCTCTCTTGGTCATCAAAAGAGAAAAAATACATTATTCTTGGAACAAATTCTCCAAAAAATGGATTGGTTCCATGTCCTGAATGCAAACTAGGGGAGTTGATGGTGATTAGATCTAAAGCAACAAGAAAGCGATTCATGGGTTGTTCAAACTTTTATGGAGGATGTAAAGCATCATCACCTTTATTACAAAAAGCAAGAATGAGGGCAACAAAAATGCCATGTGATGTGTGTAAATGGCCAATGATAATCTTTCGTTACTCACGAAATCAAAAATGGACTAAACAATGTGGTAACTTTAATTGTGAAAGCCGGAAAACTAAGCTTTCAAAGTAG
- a CDS encoding carbon-nitrogen hydrolase family protein: MKVAVIQFKASTNKEVNLKKILSYISRAASKNATLCALPEFMMFYTNSSQNAKQLASLAEMINGNFVSTIAKAAKENKIQVIGSFYEKSRKKDRVYDTAFIIDKTGKVISTYRKIHLYDALGFRESDKMISGSKITKPTNTSIGKTGMMICYDLRFPEMSRSLASAGSEVLVAPSAWVKGYMKEEHWITLNKTRAIENGCYVIAPDQVGNIYCGRSLVVDPYGKILLDMKKKQGIGFVNIDLNKVKQTRKLLPLLKNRRTDVYPTLKA, encoded by the coding sequence ATGAAAGTTGCAGTAATTCAATTCAAAGCATCAACTAACAAAGAAGTTAATCTTAAAAAAATTCTTTCATATATTTCAAGAGCTGCATCAAAAAACGCAACACTATGTGCACTACCAGAATTTATGATGTTTTACACAAATTCATCTCAAAATGCAAAACAACTAGCAAGTCTAGCTGAAATGATTAATGGAAATTTTGTTTCAACTATTGCAAAGGCTGCAAAAGAAAATAAAATTCAAGTTATAGGATCATTTTATGAGAAGAGCAGAAAGAAAGATAGAGTTTATGATACTGCATTTATAATTGACAAAACAGGCAAAGTTATCTCTACCTATAGAAAAATTCACCTCTATGATGCATTAGGATTTAGGGAGTCTGATAAAATGATATCAGGCTCAAAAATTACAAAACCAACCAATACATCTATTGGAAAAACAGGCATGATGATCTGCTATGATTTAAGATTTCCAGAGATGTCCAGATCACTTGCATCTGCAGGCTCTGAAGTTTTAGTTGCACCTTCTGCCTGGGTTAAAGGATACATGAAAGAAGAACACTGGATTACATTAAACAAAACACGTGCAATTGAGAATGGATGTTATGTTATTGCTCCAGATCAAGTTGGAAATATTTACTGTGGTCGTAGTCTAGTAGTTGATCCTTATGGAAAAATTTTACTTGATATGAAAAAGAAGCAAGGAATAGGTTTTGTAAATATTGATTTAAATAAAGTAAAACAGACACGAAAACTTTTACCATTACTTAAAAACAGAAGAACAGATGTCTATCCTACTTTGAAAGCTTAG